A genomic region of Serratia fonticola contains the following coding sequences:
- a CDS encoding fructosamine kinase family protein, whose translation MWQAVSRLLSEHLGSAEIRERNELPGGEIHAAWRVSYGDSEVFVKCDTREMLPIFTAEADQLSLLARSNTVRVPEVYGVGSDRDYSFLLLEYHPLKPLDAHGAHCLGQQLARLHQWSEQPQFGLDFDNELATTPQPNAWQRRWAVFFAEQRIGWQLQLAAEKGMTFGDIDEIIDIVHQRLQGHQPQPSLLHGDLWPANCALAADGPLLFDPACYWGDRECDLAMLPLYPELPAQIYDGYQSIWPLEDGFIDRQPLYQLYYLLNRSNLFGGQHLVTAQRAVDALLHPETL comes from the coding sequence ATGTGGCAAGCCGTTAGCCGTCTGTTAAGTGAACATCTTGGCAGCGCAGAAATCCGCGAAAGGAATGAACTACCCGGGGGAGAGATCCATGCGGCGTGGCGCGTGAGTTACGGTGACAGCGAGGTGTTTGTGAAATGTGATACCCGCGAAATGCTGCCGATATTCACCGCAGAGGCCGATCAGCTCTCCCTATTGGCACGCAGTAACACCGTGCGCGTACCCGAAGTGTATGGCGTTGGCAGCGACCGGGATTACAGTTTTCTGCTGTTGGAATATCATCCTCTCAAACCTTTGGACGCGCATGGTGCGCACTGCCTGGGCCAGCAGCTGGCTCGCCTGCATCAATGGAGCGAGCAGCCACAGTTCGGCCTCGACTTCGATAATGAATTGGCTACAACTCCCCAACCCAATGCCTGGCAACGCCGCTGGGCGGTGTTTTTTGCCGAGCAACGTATCGGCTGGCAACTGCAACTGGCTGCGGAGAAAGGCATGACCTTCGGTGATATCGACGAAATCATCGATATCGTGCATCAGCGGTTACAGGGTCATCAACCCCAGCCTTCTCTGCTGCACGGTGATTTATGGCCGGCCAACTGTGCCCTGGCTGCCGATGGGCCATTGCTGTTTGATCCTGCCTGCTATTGGGGTGATAGAGAATGCGATTTAGCCATGTTACCGCTTTATCCTGAATTACCCGCTCAGATCTATGACGGCTACCAAAGTATCTGGCCACTGGAGGACGGATTTATTGATCGGCAACCGCTGTATCAACTTTACTATCTGCTTAACCGCAGTAATCTGTTTGGCGGACAACACCTGGTCACAGCGCAACGTGCCGTTGATGCACTCTTGCATCCAGAAACGCTATAA
- a CDS encoding YniB family protein, whose product MTYQQAGRVAILKRIFGWVVFIPALLSTLVSLLGFVYQHSEKSQGINAVMLDFVHVMVDMVRFNTSFLNIFWYNSPVPDVDKSLFAGANLMFIIIYFLIFVGLALQASGARMSRQVKFIREGLEDQMILEQAKGSEGHTRAQLEERVTLPHHTIFLQYFPLYILPIVIAVVAYFVLKLIGQMAGMA is encoded by the coding sequence ATGACGTATCAACAGGCTGGGCGCGTTGCCATACTGAAGCGTATTTTCGGATGGGTTGTTTTTATTCCGGCACTCCTTTCAACGCTGGTTTCGCTGCTGGGATTTGTCTACCAGCACAGTGAGAAATCGCAAGGGATTAACGCTGTGATGCTGGATTTCGTTCACGTAATGGTCGATATGGTGCGTTTCAATACGTCATTCCTGAATATTTTCTGGTACAACTCGCCGGTGCCGGACGTGGATAAAAGCCTGTTTGCCGGTGCGAATCTGATGTTTATCATCATCTATTTTCTGATTTTTGTCGGGCTGGCGTTGCAGGCTTCCGGTGCAAGGATGTCACGCCAGGTGAAATTTATCCGCGAAGGGCTGGAAGACCAGATGATCCTGGAACAGGCCAAGGGGAGCGAAGGGCATACGCGTGCGCAGTTGGAAGAACGGGTTACGCTGCCGCACCATACCATTTTCCTGCAGTACTTCCCGCTGTACATTCTGCCCATCGTGATTGCCGTAGTGGCTTACTTCGTGCTTAAACTGATAGGGCAGATGGCCGGTATGGCTTGA